One part of the Triplophysa rosa linkage group LG5, Trosa_1v2, whole genome shotgun sequence genome encodes these proteins:
- the gadd45bb gene encoding growth arrest and DNA-damage-inducible, beta b, whose product MTLEEVFGCSSADRKMETVSEALEELLVAAQQQNCLTVGVYESAQLMNADPDSVVLCVLATDEEDENDVALQIHFTLIQAFCCDIDINIVRVSGMGRLAQVLGEPLSTDTNANEPRDLHCILVTNPQAEHLKLSEVGSYCKESRCRNQWVPSIALQER is encoded by the exons ATGACTCTGGAAGAAGTCTTTGGATGCAGTAGCGCAGACAGAAA AATGGAGACAGTGAGTGAAGCTCTGGAGGAGCTGCTAGTGGCTGCACAGCAGCAGAACTGTCTGACTGTGGGGGTCTACGAGTCTGCGCAACTCATGAACGC AGATCCAGACAGCGTAGTCTTGTGCGTCCTGGCGACCGACGAGGAGGACGAGAATGACGTCGCGCTTCAGATTCACTTCACGCTCATCCAAGCCTTCTGCTGCGACATTGACATCAACATAGTTCGCGTCTCCGGCATGGGGCGATTGGCACAAGTTCTCGGCGAACCTCTCTCCACAGACACCAACGCCAACGAACCGAGAGACCTTCACTGCATACTTGTAACT aaCCCTCAAGCCGAGCATCTGAAGCTGAGCGAGGTCGGGAGCTACTGCAAAGAGAGCCGCTGCAGGAACCAGTGGGTGCCCTCCATCGCCCTGCAGGAGCGCTAA